In the Sarcophilus harrisii chromosome 1, mSarHar1.11, whole genome shotgun sequence genome, one interval contains:
- the ASPHD1 gene encoding aspartate beta-hydroxylase domain-containing protein 1 yields MPPWPLPLACPALTLILGALTSLFLWYCYRLGSQDTLIPGAGGASRGGTGAGRGSEAGGQGSGITREPGEGPGAEGLVSKRLRAYAQRYSWAGMGRVRRAAQGSGGLGGGPGIQRPALLFLPDLPSAPFVPRDAQRHDVELLESSFPAILRDFGTVSWDFSGTSSPPRGWSPPLAPGCHQFLLYRAGRCQPNNCRRCPGAYRALRGLRSFVSANSFGNAGFSVLLPGARLEGRCGPTNARVRCHLGLKIPPGCELVVGGEPQCWSEGHCLLVDDSFLHTAAHNGSAEDGPRVVFIVDLWHPNVAGAERQALDFVFAPDP; encoded by the exons ATGCCCCCTTGGCCACTACCCCTGGCCTGCCCAGCCCTCACTCTGATCCTTGGGGCCCtcacttcccttttcctctggTACTGCTATCGATTGGGCTCACAGGATACCCTGATCCCTGGGGCAGGGGGTGCTAGCAGAGGGGGTACTGGAGCTGGTAGAGGTTCGGAGGCTGGAGGTCAAGGGTCAGGGATCACCAGGGAGCCCGGGGAAGGGCCCGGGGCAGAAGGCCTAGTGAGTAAGAGACTTCGGGCCTATGCCCAGCGTTACTCCTGGGCTGGGATGGGGAGGGTGAGGAGGGCAGCTCAGGGCAGCGGCGGCCTCGGTGGAGGTCCAGGAATCCAACGCCCAGCTCTACTCTTTTTGCCGGACCTTCCTTCTGCTCCATTTGTGCCCCGGGATGCTCAGCGACATGATGTGGAACTCCTAGAGAGTAGTTTCCCTGCCATTCTTCGGGACTTTGGAACTGTGAGCTGGGATTTCTCAGGGACATCTTCTCCACCACGGGGTTGGTCCCCTCCTTTGGCCCCTGGGTGCCACCAGTTCCTACTCTACAGGGCTGGTCGGTGTCAGCCAAATAATTGCCGACGCTGCCCAGGGGCATATCGGGCTCTTCGAGGACTGAGGAGCTTTGTGAGTGCCAATTCTTTTGGCAATGCTGGTTTTTCTGTTCTTCTGCCTGGAGCCAGACTTGAAGGACGCTGTGGACCCACTAATGCTCGGGTTCGTTGTCACTTGG GCCTGAAGATTCCCCCTGGCTGTGAATTAGTTGTTGGGGGTGAGCCCCAGTGCTGGTCTGAGGGACATTGCCTGCTCGTGGATGATTCTTTCCTGCACACTGCAGCTCACAATG GCTCTGCAGAAGATGGCCCTCGTGTGGTCTTCATTGTTGACCTCTGGCATCCCAATGTTGCTGGGGCTGAGAGACAAGCTCTTGATTTTGTCTTTGCACCTGACCCCTGA
- the SEZ6L2 gene encoding seizure 6-like protein 2 isoform X2, which translates to MGTPGAGLLPPPLLLLLLSCPWTCGVPLMEEESLAGESSESPTILPAALAELLHGALLKRGPEMGDIPGSFLIPTLAADTEDQTLAPPSPPWVTEPGTGPLTTAVTPKGARGAGPTAPELLTPPPGTTAPPPPGPASPGPPLGSEGGEEETTTTLITTTTVTTVTSPVLCNNNVSEGEGYVESPEFGRSAAPTLGPLDCTYSISVYPGYGIEIQVQSLNLSREEGLLVLAVSGAPAPATQLLANASLLGEGQVLRSPTNRLLLHFRSPRTPRGGGFRIHYQAYLLSCGFPPRPPHGDVSVTDLHPGGTATFHCDSGYQLQGEDTLVCLNATRPAWSGEPPACLAACGGSIHNATLGRIVSPEPGGAVGPNLTCRWVIEAAEGRRLHLHFERVSLDEDNDRLVVRSGGGPLSPLIYDSDMDDVPERGLISDAQSLYVELLSETPANPLLLSLRYEAFEEDRCFAPFLAHGNVTSTDPQFRPGALATFSCLPGYALEPPGPPSAIECIDPSDPHWNDTEPACKAMCGGELSESAGVVLSPDWPQSYSPGQDCVWGLHVQEEKRILLQVEILNVRGGDMLTLFDGDSPSARVLAQLRGPQPRRRLLSSGPDLTLQFQAPAGPPNPGLGQGFVLHFKEVPRNDTCPELPPPEWGWRTASHGDLIRGTVLTYQCEPGYELLGSDILTCQWDLSWSAAPPACQKIMTCADPGEISNGHRTASDAGFPIGSHIQYRCLPGYSLEGAAVLTCYNRDTGTPKWSDRVPKCVLKYEPCLNPGVPENGYQTLYKHHYQAGESLRFFCYEGFELIGEVTITCLPGHPSQWTSQPPLCKVTQTTDPSRQMEGGNLALAILLPLGLVILLIGGVYLYYTKLQGKSLFGFSGSHSYSPITVESDFSNPLYEAGDTREYEVSI; encoded by the exons ATGGGGACCCCCGGAGCCGGCCTCCTGCCCCcaccgctgctgctgctgctcctcagCTGTCCCTGGACTTGCG GTGTGCCCTTAATGGAGGAGGAGAGTCTGGCTGGGGAAAGCAGTGAGTCTCCCACAATTCTACCAGCTGCACTGGCTGAGCTGCTACATGGAGCTCTACTAAAGAGGGGGCCAGAGATGGGGGACATCCCTG GATCCTTTTTGATCCCCACACTAGCTGCTGATACAGAAGACCAGACTCttgcccccccctccccgccttGGGTCACAGAACCAGGAACAGGACCTCTGACAACAGCTGTGACTCCTAAGGGAGCAAGGGGGGCTGGGCCTACTGCACCTGAGCTACTGACTCCACCTCCTGGAACCACAGCTCCACCTCCCCCAGGTCCTGCCTCTCCAGGCCCACCTCTTGGGtctgagggaggagaggaagagaccACAACTACCCTCATTACCACAACCACAGTCACCACAGTGACAAGCCCAG ttttatgtaacAACAACGTCTCTGAAGGTGAAGGTTATGTAGAATCTCCAGAATTTGGGCGTTCAGCTGCACCCACTCTAGGACCTCTCGACTGCACTTACAGCATCTCTGTCTATCCTGGCTATGGCATTGAAATTCAG GTACAGTCTCTCAACCTGTCTCGAGAAGAGGGACTGCTTGTGTTGGCTGTGAGTGGTGCACCAGCCCCAGCAACCCAGCTCCTGGCCAATGCCTCCCTACTGGGGGAGGGTCAAGTCCTTCGGAGCCCAACTAACAGGCTGCTTCTGCATTTCCGGAGTCCCCGGACCCCTCGAGGTGGTGGCTTCAGGATCCACTACCAGG CCTACCTCCTGAGCTGCGGCTTCCCTCCCCGGCCACCTCATGGAGACGTGAGTGTCACAGACCTGCACCCCGGAGGCACTGCCACCTTCCACTGTGACTCGGGCTACCAGCTGCAAGGGGAAGACACCCTCGTTTGTCTGAATGCCACCCGACCAGCCTGGAGTGGGGAGCCTCCGGCCTGCCTTG CTGCCTGTGGAGGCTCCATCCACAATGCTACTCTTGGCCGGATTGTCTCCCCCGAACCTGGAGGGGCTGTAGGGCCCAACCTTACCTGTCGCTGGGTCATTGAGGCAGCTGAAGGACGGAGACTGCACCTGCACTTTGAAAGGGTCTCACTGGATGAGGACAATGATAG ACTGGTGGTCCGATCTGGGGGTGGTCCCCTCTCCCCACTGATCTACGACTCAGACATGGATGAtgtcccagagagaggactgatcAGCGATGCCCAATCCCTCTATGTGGAACTGCTTTCTGAGACACCAGCCAACCCCTTGCTACTAAGCCTCCGATATGAGG CCTTTGAGGAAGATCGCTGCTTTGCTCCATTCCTGGCTCACGGCAACGTCACCTCCACGGATCCCCAGTTCCGTCCTGGAGCCCTGGCTACCTTCTCCTGCCTCCCAGGATATGCCCTGGAACCCCCCGGTCCTCCCAGTGCCATTGAGTGCATCGACCCCTCTGATCCCCACTGGAACGACACTGAGCCAGCCTGCAAAG CCATGTGTGGGGGGGAGCTGTCCGAGTCGGCCGGCGTGGTCCTCTCTCCCGACTGGCCCCAGAGCTACAGCCCGGGGCAGGACTGTGTGTGGGGCCTTCACGTCCAGGAGGAAAAGCGGATCTTGCTCCAAGTTGAAAT CCTGAATGTTAGGGGAGGGGATATGTTGACCCTGTTTGATGGAGATAGCCCCAGCGCCCGGGTGTTAGCCCAGCTTCGCGGGCCCCAGCCTCGCCGCCGCCTTCTCTCCTCGGGGCCAGACCTCACCTTGCAGTTCCAGGCACCAGCTGGGCCCCCTAACCCTGGCTTGGGTCAGGGCTTCGTGTTGCATTTCAAAG AAGTGCCTCGGAATGACACATGCCCAGAACTGCCCCCTCCAGAGTGGGGCTGGAGGACAGCATCCCATGGAGACTTGATCCGGGGAACCGTTCTCACTTATCAGTGTGAGCCTGGCTACGAACTGCTTGGCTCAGACATCCTCACCTGCCAGTGGGACCTGTCCTGGAGTGCTGCACCCCCAGCCTGCCAGAAGA TCATGACCTGTGCAGACCCTGGAGAGATTAGTAATGGGCACAGGACAGCTTCTGATGCGGGCTTCCCCATTGGCTCCCACATTCAGTATCGATGTCTACCTGGCTACAGTCTAGAGGGGGCAGCCGTCCTCACCTGCTACAACCGGGACACAGGCACCCCCAAGTGGAGCGACCGTGTCCCCAAGTGTGTCC TGAAGTACGAGCCATGCCTGAACCCCGGTGTCCCAGAGAATGGCTACCAGACTCTCTACAAGCATCATTACCAGGCTGGGGAGTCTCTCCGGTTCTTCTGCTATGAGGGCTTTGAACTGATTGGGGAGGTCACCATCACCTGCCTCCCGGGACACCCCTCTCAATGGACCAGCCAGCCCCCACTCTGCAAAG TGACACAGACCACAGATCCTTCTCGGCAAATGGAAGGTGGAAATCTAGCCTTGGCCATCCTGCTGCCCCTGGGCCTTGTCATCTTACTCATTGGGGGTGTTTATCTCTACTACACCAA GCTACAAGGAAAATCTCTATTTGGCTTTTCTGGATCTCACTCCTACAGCCCTATCACTGTGGAGTCTGATTTTAGCAACCCACTCTATGAAGCTGGG GATACAAGAGAGTATGAAGTCTCCATCTAA
- the SEZ6L2 gene encoding seizure 6-like protein 2 isoform X1 produces the protein MGTPGAGLLPPPLLLLLLSCPWTCGVPLMEEESLAGESSESPTILPAALAELLHGALLKRGPEMGDIPGSFLIPTLAADTEDQTLAPPSPPWVTEPGTGPLTTAVTPKGARGAGPTAPELLTPPPGTTAPPPPGPASPGPPLGSEGGEEETTTTLITTTTVTTVTSPVLCNNNVSEGEGYVESPEFGRSAAPTLGPLDCTYSISVYPGYGIEIQVQSLNLSREEGLLVLAVSGAPAPATQLLANASLLGEGQVLRSPTNRLLLHFRSPRTPRGGGFRIHYQAYLLSCGFPPRPPHGDVSVTDLHPGGTATFHCDSGYQLQGEDTLVCLNATRPAWSGEPPACLAACGGSIHNATLGRIVSPEPGGAVGPNLTCRWVIEAAEGRRLHLHFERVSLDEDNDRLVVRSGGGPLSPLIYDSDMDDVPERGLISDAQSLYVELLSETPANPLLLSLRYEAFEEDRCFAPFLAHGNVTSTDPQFRPGALATFSCLPGYALEPPGPPSAIECIDPSDPHWNDTEPACKAMCGGELSESAGVVLSPDWPQSYSPGQDCVWGLHVQEEKRILLQVEILNVRGGDMLTLFDGDSPSARVLAQLRGPQPRRRLLSSGPDLTLQFQAPAGPPNPGLGQGFVLHFKEVPRNDTCPELPPPEWGWRTASHGDLIRGTVLTYQCEPGYELLGSDILTCQWDLSWSAAPPACQKIMTCADPGEISNGHRTASDAGFPIGSHIQYRCLPGYSLEGAAVLTCYNRDTGTPKWSDRVPKCVLKYEPCLNPGVPENGYQTLYKHHYQAGESLRFFCYEGFELIGEVTITCLPGHPSQWTSQPPLCKVAYEELLDDRKLEVTQTTDPSRQMEGGNLALAILLPLGLVILLIGGVYLYYTKLQGKSLFGFSGSHSYSPITVESDFSNPLYEAGDTREYEVSI, from the exons ATGGGGACCCCCGGAGCCGGCCTCCTGCCCCcaccgctgctgctgctgctcctcagCTGTCCCTGGACTTGCG GTGTGCCCTTAATGGAGGAGGAGAGTCTGGCTGGGGAAAGCAGTGAGTCTCCCACAATTCTACCAGCTGCACTGGCTGAGCTGCTACATGGAGCTCTACTAAAGAGGGGGCCAGAGATGGGGGACATCCCTG GATCCTTTTTGATCCCCACACTAGCTGCTGATACAGAAGACCAGACTCttgcccccccctccccgccttGGGTCACAGAACCAGGAACAGGACCTCTGACAACAGCTGTGACTCCTAAGGGAGCAAGGGGGGCTGGGCCTACTGCACCTGAGCTACTGACTCCACCTCCTGGAACCACAGCTCCACCTCCCCCAGGTCCTGCCTCTCCAGGCCCACCTCTTGGGtctgagggaggagaggaagagaccACAACTACCCTCATTACCACAACCACAGTCACCACAGTGACAAGCCCAG ttttatgtaacAACAACGTCTCTGAAGGTGAAGGTTATGTAGAATCTCCAGAATTTGGGCGTTCAGCTGCACCCACTCTAGGACCTCTCGACTGCACTTACAGCATCTCTGTCTATCCTGGCTATGGCATTGAAATTCAG GTACAGTCTCTCAACCTGTCTCGAGAAGAGGGACTGCTTGTGTTGGCTGTGAGTGGTGCACCAGCCCCAGCAACCCAGCTCCTGGCCAATGCCTCCCTACTGGGGGAGGGTCAAGTCCTTCGGAGCCCAACTAACAGGCTGCTTCTGCATTTCCGGAGTCCCCGGACCCCTCGAGGTGGTGGCTTCAGGATCCACTACCAGG CCTACCTCCTGAGCTGCGGCTTCCCTCCCCGGCCACCTCATGGAGACGTGAGTGTCACAGACCTGCACCCCGGAGGCACTGCCACCTTCCACTGTGACTCGGGCTACCAGCTGCAAGGGGAAGACACCCTCGTTTGTCTGAATGCCACCCGACCAGCCTGGAGTGGGGAGCCTCCGGCCTGCCTTG CTGCCTGTGGAGGCTCCATCCACAATGCTACTCTTGGCCGGATTGTCTCCCCCGAACCTGGAGGGGCTGTAGGGCCCAACCTTACCTGTCGCTGGGTCATTGAGGCAGCTGAAGGACGGAGACTGCACCTGCACTTTGAAAGGGTCTCACTGGATGAGGACAATGATAG ACTGGTGGTCCGATCTGGGGGTGGTCCCCTCTCCCCACTGATCTACGACTCAGACATGGATGAtgtcccagagagaggactgatcAGCGATGCCCAATCCCTCTATGTGGAACTGCTTTCTGAGACACCAGCCAACCCCTTGCTACTAAGCCTCCGATATGAGG CCTTTGAGGAAGATCGCTGCTTTGCTCCATTCCTGGCTCACGGCAACGTCACCTCCACGGATCCCCAGTTCCGTCCTGGAGCCCTGGCTACCTTCTCCTGCCTCCCAGGATATGCCCTGGAACCCCCCGGTCCTCCCAGTGCCATTGAGTGCATCGACCCCTCTGATCCCCACTGGAACGACACTGAGCCAGCCTGCAAAG CCATGTGTGGGGGGGAGCTGTCCGAGTCGGCCGGCGTGGTCCTCTCTCCCGACTGGCCCCAGAGCTACAGCCCGGGGCAGGACTGTGTGTGGGGCCTTCACGTCCAGGAGGAAAAGCGGATCTTGCTCCAAGTTGAAAT CCTGAATGTTAGGGGAGGGGATATGTTGACCCTGTTTGATGGAGATAGCCCCAGCGCCCGGGTGTTAGCCCAGCTTCGCGGGCCCCAGCCTCGCCGCCGCCTTCTCTCCTCGGGGCCAGACCTCACCTTGCAGTTCCAGGCACCAGCTGGGCCCCCTAACCCTGGCTTGGGTCAGGGCTTCGTGTTGCATTTCAAAG AAGTGCCTCGGAATGACACATGCCCAGAACTGCCCCCTCCAGAGTGGGGCTGGAGGACAGCATCCCATGGAGACTTGATCCGGGGAACCGTTCTCACTTATCAGTGTGAGCCTGGCTACGAACTGCTTGGCTCAGACATCCTCACCTGCCAGTGGGACCTGTCCTGGAGTGCTGCACCCCCAGCCTGCCAGAAGA TCATGACCTGTGCAGACCCTGGAGAGATTAGTAATGGGCACAGGACAGCTTCTGATGCGGGCTTCCCCATTGGCTCCCACATTCAGTATCGATGTCTACCTGGCTACAGTCTAGAGGGGGCAGCCGTCCTCACCTGCTACAACCGGGACACAGGCACCCCCAAGTGGAGCGACCGTGTCCCCAAGTGTGTCC TGAAGTACGAGCCATGCCTGAACCCCGGTGTCCCAGAGAATGGCTACCAGACTCTCTACAAGCATCATTACCAGGCTGGGGAGTCTCTCCGGTTCTTCTGCTATGAGGGCTTTGAACTGATTGGGGAGGTCACCATCACCTGCCTCCCGGGACACCCCTCTCAATGGACCAGCCAGCCCCCACTCTGCAAAG TGGCCTATGAGGAGCTACTGGACGACCGAAAACTGGAAG TGACACAGACCACAGATCCTTCTCGGCAAATGGAAGGTGGAAATCTAGCCTTGGCCATCCTGCTGCCCCTGGGCCTTGTCATCTTACTCATTGGGGGTGTTTATCTCTACTACACCAA GCTACAAGGAAAATCTCTATTTGGCTTTTCTGGATCTCACTCCTACAGCCCTATCACTGTGGAGTCTGATTTTAGCAACCCACTCTATGAAGCTGGG GATACAAGAGAGTATGAAGTCTCCATCTAA
- the LOC100929721 gene encoding uncharacterized protein LOC100929721 isoform X2 has product MASSPSGPQEKKGTLNSHNPPTPAVLTRSEEYLVRISTELTNEALMGAQYPIGSDLPKELKKLDQGTQMSRHVPPTTRTKGTDTRSDRNRTRNKTHLLPSREMVEDFKDEKVKLLKLKEKDLSQHKQVETVRQEDTLGGSMYLTPRRNARRSTTIPEGLSSYPLRKEQGSIKPGHDTIRSQRLIKRRGPPLSPPPIQAML; this is encoded by the exons ATGGCGTCCAGTCCTTCAGGGCCTCAGGAGAAAAAGGGCACTCTAAATTCACATAATCCCCCTACACCAGCG GTGTTAACCAGATCTGAGGAGTATTTGGTCCGTATCAGCACAGAACTTACCAACGAGGCCCTGATGGGAGCCCAATATCCAATAGGCTCTGACCTGCCCAAGGAATTGAAAAAACTGGACCAGGGAACTCAGATGTCCCGACACG TGCCGCCAACCACTCGGACCAAGGGCACAGATACTCG TTCTGACAGAAACAGGACCAGAAACAAGACTCATCTCCTGCCATCCAGAGAGATG GTTGaagattttaaagatgagaaagttaAATTGCTGAAGTTGAAAGAGAAAGACCTATCCCAACATAAGCAG GTAGAGACTGTACGACAAGAGGACACTCTGGGTGGAAGCATGTATTTGACTCCCCGACGGAATGCTCGGAGGTCGACTACAATCCCAGAAGGCCTCTCTTCCTATCCTTTGAGGAAAGAGCAAGGAAGTATCAAG CCCGGCCATGACACCATCAGGAGCCAGAGACTAATAAAGAGACGGGGACCCCcgctttcccctcccccaattcagGCAATGCTGTAG
- the LOC100929721 gene encoding uncharacterized protein LOC100929721 isoform X1, with product MASSPSGPQEKKGTLNSHNPPTPAVLTRSEEYLVRISTELTNEALMGAQYPIGSDLPKELKKLDQGTQMSRHVPPTTRTKGTDTRSDRNRTRNKTHLLPSREMVEDFKDEKVKLLKLKEKDLSQHKQVETVRQEDTLGGSMYLTPRRNARRSTTIPEGLSSYPLRKEQGSIKREELDSMEGSDREGDFHLGKIFHQNCSPAASKSSGLLEVLKQRLDDHLSKRL from the exons ATGGCGTCCAGTCCTTCAGGGCCTCAGGAGAAAAAGGGCACTCTAAATTCACATAATCCCCCTACACCAGCG GTGTTAACCAGATCTGAGGAGTATTTGGTCCGTATCAGCACAGAACTTACCAACGAGGCCCTGATGGGAGCCCAATATCCAATAGGCTCTGACCTGCCCAAGGAATTGAAAAAACTGGACCAGGGAACTCAGATGTCCCGACACG TGCCGCCAACCACTCGGACCAAGGGCACAGATACTCG TTCTGACAGAAACAGGACCAGAAACAAGACTCATCTCCTGCCATCCAGAGAGATG GTTGaagattttaaagatgagaaagttaAATTGCTGAAGTTGAAAGAGAAAGACCTATCCCAACATAAGCAG GTAGAGACTGTACGACAAGAGGACACTCTGGGTGGAAGCATGTATTTGACTCCCCGACGGAATGCTCGGAGGTCGACTACAATCCCAGAAGGCCTCTCTTCCTATCCTTTGAGGAAAGAGCAAGGAAGTATCAAG AGAGAAGAACTAGACTCAATGGAAGGAAGTGACAGGGAAGGAGATTTCCATTTAGGAAAAATATTCCATCAGAACTGCTCACCAGCTGCCTCAAAAAGCTCTGGGTTACTAGAAGTGTTGAAGCAAAGACTGGATGACCATCTCTCTAAGAGGTTGTAG